Proteins from a genomic interval of Papaver somniferum cultivar HN1 chromosome 4, ASM357369v1, whole genome shotgun sequence:
- the LOC113273281 gene encoding uncharacterized protein LOC113273281 — translation MDKPWLILGDFNSILPVDEKKGGRNPLSSSIRDFQDCIDLCGLLQAPKSGLEFSWCNGRVGNKRILCNLDRALFNLKWLKTFNGWHYHVGTRGISDHGPLIRSNTIIPRASNIPFRFQKMCLNHPYFLQIMCESWNEDIDGNPIFVFMNKLKRLKKILKIWNWEVFGDVNVKLKNVEDKVMETTLNYDKDPYDIYLLHSLVVARGEYEIAANNYNTFLRDRARINWIKDGDINSKFFHTNIKLRQAQNSIAEIEDPSGNIITNQKGITDVLIDHFSKKFEHHHVQISDSIFDDVPQVISDDDNSILEAVPDFSEIKNVVFEINQDGAPGPDGFNGAFYRNAWDIISKDLVEAITFCWSTKLIPSGMNSNFLVVIPKIKGAKHAKKFRPIGLSNFFFKIITKIITIRLSRVIHKVVSQQQCAFIKNKNIHEQVLLASEMINEMSITIRGGNLGLKLDISQAYDTLS, via the coding sequence ATGGATAAACCCTGGTTAATTTTGGGTGATTTCAATAGTATATTACCTGTTGATGAAAAGAAAGGTGGCAGGAATCCATTATCTTCTTCTATAAGGGACTTTCAAGATTGCATTGATTTATGTGGTCTGCTGCAAGCTCCAAAAAGTGGTCTTGAATTTTCCTGGTGCAATGGTAGAGTGGGAAACAAAAGAATTCTATGCAATCTAGATAGAGCTTTATTCAACCTAAAATGGTTAAAAACTTTCAATGGCTGGCATTATCATGTGGGAACAAGGGGTATATCTGATCATGGTCCTCTTATTAGATCTAATACTATTATTCCTAGAGCATCCAATATTCCTTTTAGATTCCAAAAAATGTGTCTAAATCATCCTTATTTTCTTCAAATAATGTGTGAATCATGGAATGAAGATATCGATGGAAATCCTATTTTTGTGTTCATGAATAAACTAAAAAGacttaaaaaaattctaaaaatctgGAATTGGGAAGTCTTTGGAGATGTGAATGTTAAGCTGAAAAATGTTGAAGACAAAGTTATGGAGACAACCTTAAATTATGACAAGGATCCTTATGATATTTATTTACTTCACAGTCTTGTTGTTGCTAGAGGTGAATATGAGATAGCTGCAAATAATTACAATACCTTCTTGAGGGACAGAGCCAGAATCAATTGGATCAAGGATGGGGATATCAACTCTAAGTTCTTTCACACCAATATCAAACTGAGACAAGCACAAAATTCTATTGCTGAGATTGAAGACCCTTCTGGTAATATAATAACTAATCAAAAAGGAATAACAGATGTTTTGATTGATCATTTTAGTAAAAAATTTGAGCACCATCATGTTCAAATAAGTGACTCCATTTTTGATGATGTTCCTCAAGTTATTTCTGATGATGATAATTCTATTTTAGAAGCAGTGCCAGATTTTTCTGAAATTAAAAATGTTGTTTTTGAGATTAATCAAGATGgtgctccaggtccagatggcttCAATGGTGCTTTCTATAGAAATGCTTGGGATATCATCAGCAAAGACTTAGTGGAGGCTATTACCTTTTGCTGGAGTACTAAACTAATTCCTAGTGGTATGAATTCTAATTTTCTTGTCGTAATTCCTAAGATCAAAGGTGCCAAACATGCTAAGAAATTTAGACCTATTGGTTTGAGcaactttttttttaagattATCACAAAAATTATTACTATAAGACTAAGTAGAGTCATTCATAAAGTTGTTTCTCAGCAACAATGTGCTTTCATTAAAAATAAGAATATACATGAACAAGTACTCTTAGCCTCAGAAATGATAAATGAAATGTCTATAACTATAAGAGGAGGTAATTTGGGTCTTAAACTAGACATTTCACAAGCTTATGATACCTTGAGCTGA